The genomic segment GATGCTTTCGATAAAATGGACTTCGCCGGGATCTAGGAACACGTATTTGTCTTCGGTTTTTACCATGAACTTTGACAGTCTTGGGACATGGTGCTGCTCGCCGCTTGCAGCCTCAAGCTCATCGCCGCCGGGAACGGGCTCAGACTCAATGAATTCCGAGGCTTCCTGAATCGTAATCGGGGCAAGCGAGCTTCCCGTCAGCCCGTAAATACGATTTGATATCGAGAGCGCTTGCTCCAAAGTCGAGCACGTCACTAAAATCGCCTTATTTTGACGAAGCAGCTCCGCTATCATCCTTCTTACAATCATGCAGCTCTCCAAATCGAGATTTTGCTCAGGGTCTTCCCAAATCAAAAGCTCCGGATCATGAAGAATGCTTCTTGCAAAACCGAGCAGCCGCCTCTCGGAATAGCTCAGTTTAGAAATCCGTTCGCTGGCCTTTCCCGCCAATCCGATATTGCTTAACAGCTCTTCTATCCCCGTTCGTATTCCATGCAGCTCCGCCCAAAATAACAAATACTCCCTAACCTTCAAGCGCTCATAAAGTCCTTCGTCCAAACAGCTGAATCCAACCTGTCCAGTTGCTTCGTCGCTGCCTAAGGAAAGCAGCTTCCCGCGATAGGAGATTTTGCAGCCGGAGGATACGTCCTCTCCTCTAACCGACCGAATGAACGTACGACCAATATCGTGATGGCATTGTATAACTACGCATTGACCCGATTCCAGTTCAATGACATCTGAGCCAACTCCATTGCTTAAGGCTGTATTCGCAGCTAATTTATCCATATATAAAATGCCTCCTGCCGAGCTGATTTTATAG from the Paenibacillus sp. BIHB 4019 genome contains:
- a CDS encoding LytTR family transcriptional regulator DNA-binding domain-containing protein, producing MDKLAANTALSNGVGSDVIELESGQCVVIQCHHDIGRTFIRSVRGEDVSSGCKISYRGKLLSLGSDEATGQVGFSCLDEGLYERLKVREYLLFWAELHGIRTGIEELLSNIGLAGKASERISKLSYSERRLLGFARSILHDPELLIWEDPEQNLDLESCMIVRRMIAELLRQNKAILVTCSTLEQALSISNRIYGLTGSSLAPITIQEASEFIESEPVPGGDELEAASGEQHHVPRLSKFMVKTEDKYVFLDPGEVHFIESIEGVTHLYTQAGSFACSWTLAELEAKLKAFRFYRCHRSYIVNLDQIAELIVWSRNSYSLVLNDDKKSRIPLSKGKFEELKTIVGL